One Synechococcus sp. CC9605 genomic window carries:
- the rsfS gene encoding ribosome silencing factor: MDSEKLAELVADACDDRKATDIRLIRVDEVSSLADWMVIAGGQSDVQVRAIARSVEDRLETEAALLPLRKEGLNEGRWALLDYGDVIVHVLMPDERGYYDLEAFWSHGESRTFLPSVQ; the protein is encoded by the coding sequence ATGGATAGCGAAAAGCTTGCTGAACTGGTGGCCGATGCCTGTGATGACCGCAAGGCCACCGACATCCGTCTGATCCGTGTCGATGAGGTGTCCAGCCTGGCGGATTGGATGGTGATCGCAGGCGGTCAGTCCGACGTTCAGGTGCGTGCCATTGCCCGGTCGGTTGAAGATCGCCTGGAGACTGAGGCAGCCCTGCTTCCCTTGCGTAAAGAAGGGCTGAATGAGGGTCGCTGGGCGCTTCTTGATTACGGCGATGTGATCGTTCACGTGCTGATGCCCGATGAGCGCGGCTACTACGACCTTGAGGCCTTCTGGAGTCACGGCGAAAGCCGAACCTTCTTACCGTCGGTGCAGTAA
- a CDS encoding CGLD27 family protein, with protein sequence MSEAVSCPVPPEQRPLEEFQQLCESWFFSWPAGQEPRLGQRLTGFWLLMLPVCSLIASGSWTLKQDPPRLLAAAAVAALVLPLLLLVRQWLGWTYVMQRLLRESVDYEESGWYDGQTWEKPLSWRERDLLVARHEVRPILGRLGRAMATSAGLMLAGASLCQAL encoded by the coding sequence ATGTCTGAAGCGGTGTCCTGCCCCGTCCCACCGGAGCAGCGGCCTCTTGAAGAATTCCAGCAACTCTGTGAGTCATGGTTCTTCTCCTGGCCAGCGGGTCAAGAACCTCGTCTCGGGCAACGCCTTACGGGCTTTTGGCTGCTAATGCTGCCGGTGTGCAGCCTGATCGCCAGTGGGAGCTGGACCCTGAAGCAGGACCCGCCCCGGCTTCTGGCAGCCGCCGCTGTGGCCGCTCTTGTGCTCCCTTTGCTGTTGCTGGTGCGGCAATGGCTGGGCTGGACCTATGTCATGCAGCGGCTTCTGCGTGAGTCCGTCGACTATGAGGAATCCGGCTGGTACGACGGACAGACCTGGGAAAAGCCTCTGTCCTGGCGGGAACGGGATCTGTTGGTGGCCCGGCATGAGGTTCGCCCGATCCTGGGTCGTCTGGGACGAGCCATGGCCACCTCGGCGGGTTTGATGCTGGCCGGCGCCAGTCTCTGTCAGGCTCTCTGA
- a CDS encoding DUF2811 domain-containing protein: MNRNHLERCHEKGTTERGTAAKASYVSLETEIPEVLYRGMKDFLGENPTWDQYRVMSSALAHFLFQNGCDDRAVTERYLDDLFIRPDH; the protein is encoded by the coding sequence ATGAATCGAAATCACCTTGAGCGATGCCATGAAAAGGGGACCACTGAGCGCGGTACTGCTGCAAAAGCCAGCTACGTGAGCCTGGAAACGGAAATCCCCGAGGTGCTCTATCGAGGCATGAAGGACTTCCTCGGGGAGAACCCCACCTGGGACCAATACCGCGTGATGAGTTCTGCTCTTGCCCACTTTCTGTTTCAGAACGGCTGTGACGACCGCGCTGTAACCGAGCGCTATCTCGACGATCTGTTCATCCGCCCCGACCACTGA
- a CDS encoding asparaginase: MTLPSGFSPAARSGSAPLEVCLRRGSITESVHRVHAVVCDGRGRVLMSAGNAGLESFIRSALKPFQALPFLSSGTADQLDVDERGIAISCASHAGTNAHAREAFRLLWKAELDSSSLQCPVPNGADSPLQHNCSGKHAAFLATSRKMGWPIETYLQQDHPLQVEVNRRVAELIGLPAEELVAERDDCGAPTLVLQLAQMALLYAHLGASQHAELEQISRAMLSHADLVAGEGRFDTELMRRSHGQVLSKGGAEGIQCLSRVGEGLGVAIKVEDGSRRAKQAVALHLLRQLEWLTPMGLDELDEQVLVVNPSVKLSVSGALQS, encoded by the coding sequence ATGACTTTGCCTTCGGGCTTCAGCCCTGCAGCCCGGTCCGGGTCAGCCCCTTTGGAAGTCTGCTTGCGACGCGGCTCGATCACGGAATCGGTGCACCGCGTCCATGCCGTTGTCTGTGATGGCCGAGGACGGGTGTTGATGTCGGCGGGGAACGCCGGGTTGGAAAGTTTCATTCGCTCGGCTCTGAAGCCCTTTCAGGCCCTGCCGTTCCTCAGCAGTGGAACAGCCGACCAGCTGGATGTTGATGAGCGGGGCATCGCCATCAGCTGCGCGTCCCATGCGGGCACCAATGCCCACGCCCGGGAAGCCTTCCGGTTGCTCTGGAAAGCGGAGTTGGACAGCTCATCACTTCAATGCCCTGTGCCGAATGGGGCTGACAGTCCCCTTCAGCACAATTGTTCCGGCAAGCACGCTGCCTTCCTGGCCACCAGCCGAAAGATGGGCTGGCCGATCGAGACCTATCTGCAGCAGGACCATCCGCTGCAGGTTGAGGTGAACCGCAGGGTCGCTGAACTGATCGGCTTGCCTGCTGAGGAATTGGTTGCCGAACGGGATGACTGTGGTGCTCCCACCCTGGTGTTGCAGTTGGCTCAGATGGCCTTGCTCTATGCCCACCTCGGTGCCTCACAACATGCCGAACTCGAGCAGATCAGTCGGGCGATGCTGAGTCACGCCGACCTTGTGGCCGGTGAGGGTCGTTTCGACACCGAGCTGATGCGGCGCAGCCATGGTCAGGTCTTGAGCAAGGGCGGTGCAGAGGGCATTCAATGCCTCAGTCGCGTTGGCGAAGGTCTTGGAGTAGCCATCAAGGTGGAAGACGGCTCCCGTCGTGCCAAGCAAGCGGTTGCTCTGCATCTGTTGCGTCAACTTGAGTGGCTAACACCCATGGGGCTTGATGAGCTCGATGAGCAGGTGCTGGTTGTGAACCCAAGCGTCAAACTCAGCGTGTCCGGTGCCTTGCAGTCGTGA
- a CDS encoding DUF3318 domain-containing protein — translation MSELQRLKGLLPPEMQSWVFVESAAAVDPPLITLEEIGRDEVEIQVDLDEWDALALDHRNLLFWHEVGRIQNDTIPRDGWEMAALAIGLGGAIGELWVQDGLLLLMALGLSGFAGYRLYLKNNSEKRLQDAISADERAIDLACRFGYSVPNAYRSLGGALKELVEKTRKKRRRSYYEDRLEALRKSASKARAEMAQQEGSRSSVTSENVYG, via the coding sequence ATGAGTGAGCTCCAGCGCCTGAAGGGGCTGCTGCCACCAGAAATGCAGAGCTGGGTGTTTGTGGAATCAGCTGCTGCAGTCGATCCTCCCCTCATCACCCTTGAGGAGATTGGCAGGGATGAAGTGGAGATCCAGGTGGATCTCGATGAATGGGATGCCCTTGCGTTGGATCACCGGAACTTGCTGTTCTGGCATGAGGTCGGTCGGATCCAGAACGACACTATTCCCCGGGATGGGTGGGAGATGGCGGCTCTGGCCATCGGCCTGGGTGGTGCCATCGGTGAATTGTGGGTTCAAGATGGCCTGCTGCTGTTGATGGCCCTTGGCTTGTCCGGCTTTGCGGGGTACCGGCTCTACCTGAAGAACAATTCCGAGAAACGCCTGCAGGACGCCATCAGTGCCGACGAGCGGGCGATCGACCTGGCCTGCCGATTTGGGTACAGCGTGCCGAACGCCTATCGCAGTCTTGGGGGCGCGTTGAAGGAGCTGGTCGAAAAGACCCGCAAGAAGCGCCGCCGCAGCTACTACGAAGACCGCCTTGAGGCGCTGCGCAAGAGTGCCAGCAAGGCCAGAGCTGAAATGGCCCAACAGGAGGGCTCACGCAGCTCCGTTACCAGCGAGAACGTTTATGGATAG
- the carB gene encoding carbamoyl-phosphate synthase large subunit produces MPRRSDLRRILLLGSGPIVIGQACEFDYSGTQACKALRAEEFEVILINSNPASIMTDPEMADRTYIEPLTPDVVTRVIEKERPDALLPTMGGQTALNLAVTLAENGTLERFGVELIGADLKAIQKAEDRLLFKQAMERIGVKVCPSGIASSQEEAEAVGAAIGSFPRIIRPAFTLGGSGGGIAYNPEEYAAICKSGLEASPVSQILIEQSLLGWKEFELEVMRDLADNVVIVCSIENLDPMGVHTGDSITVAPAQTLTDREYQRLRDQSIAIIREIGVATGGSNIQFAINPDNGDVVVIEMNPRVSRSSALASKATGFPIAKIAARLAVGYILDEILNDITGKTPACFEPTIDYVVTKIPRFAFEKFRGSPAVLTTSMKSVGEAMAIGRCFEESFQKAMRSLETGFSGWGGDREEPELTDGELDRQLRTPSPERILSVRTAMVRGRSDEEIHQISRIDPWFLAKLRRIIEAEARLIKGKSLDQLDADSLFEAKQLGFSDRQIAWHTNSDELSVRQRRHQLEVRAVFKTVDTCAAEFASSTPYHYSSYERPLQTLQADGSLKPLPASTEVSRREGGRKMMILGGGPNRIGQGIEFDYCCCHASFAGQDQGITTVMVNSNPETVSTDYDTSDSLYFEPLTLEDVLNVIEAERPDGVVVQFGGQTPLKLAIPLLRWLDSDEGRATGTSIWGTSPESIDRAEDREQFEAILRDLNIRQPRNGLARSEEEARAVATRVGYPVVVRPSYVLGGRAMEVVFDEEELNRYMREAVQVEPDHPVLIDQYLDNAVEVDVDALCDHTGAVIVGGLMEHIEPAGIHSGDSACCLPAVSLGEAALNTIREWSRSLAQTLEVRGLINLQFAVQRNTDGSEVVYIIEANPRASRTVPFVAKATGQPLARLATRLMAGETLTDIGMTSEPKPPLQSIKEAVLPFRRFPGADTVLGPEMRSTGEVMGSANSFGAAYAKAELGAGEALPTQGTVFLSTHDRDKQALVPIAARLIELGFDVTATSGTAQALANAGLKVQSVLKVHEGRPNIEDQIRSNQVQLVINTPIGRQAAHDDKYLRRAALDYAVPTVTTLAGARAAVEAISALQQQPRLSIHALQDVHAIQR; encoded by the coding sequence ATGCCGAGGCGGTCTGATCTGCGTCGCATTCTCCTGCTGGGATCTGGTCCGATCGTGATCGGTCAGGCCTGTGAGTTCGATTACTCCGGAACTCAGGCCTGCAAGGCCCTCAGAGCCGAGGAATTCGAAGTCATCCTGATCAACTCCAATCCGGCGTCGATCATGACCGACCCGGAGATGGCGGACCGCACCTACATCGAGCCGCTCACGCCGGACGTCGTGACGCGGGTGATCGAAAAAGAGCGGCCAGATGCTCTGCTGCCAACCATGGGCGGGCAGACCGCCCTCAACCTGGCGGTCACCCTGGCGGAAAACGGCACCCTCGAACGCTTTGGCGTCGAGTTGATCGGTGCCGACCTCAAGGCGATCCAAAAGGCGGAAGACCGTCTGCTGTTCAAGCAGGCCATGGAGCGCATCGGGGTGAAGGTTTGCCCTTCGGGCATTGCCTCATCCCAGGAAGAAGCTGAAGCCGTGGGAGCCGCGATCGGAAGTTTCCCCCGGATCATCAGGCCCGCCTTCACCCTGGGGGGAAGTGGCGGGGGCATTGCCTACAACCCCGAGGAATATGCAGCGATCTGCAAGAGCGGACTTGAGGCGAGTCCGGTGTCACAGATTCTGATCGAGCAATCGCTCCTGGGCTGGAAGGAATTCGAGCTTGAGGTAATGCGTGATCTGGCGGACAACGTCGTGATCGTCTGCAGCATCGAAAATCTCGACCCCATGGGGGTGCATACGGGGGATTCGATCACGGTGGCTCCCGCCCAGACCCTCACGGACCGGGAGTACCAGCGGTTGCGCGACCAGTCGATCGCCATCATTCGGGAGATCGGCGTCGCAACGGGCGGCAGCAACATCCAGTTCGCGATCAATCCCGACAACGGCGACGTTGTGGTGATCGAAATGAATCCCAGGGTGAGCCGATCATCGGCCCTGGCCAGCAAGGCCACCGGTTTCCCGATCGCCAAGATCGCCGCTCGCCTCGCCGTCGGCTACATCCTCGACGAAATCCTCAACGACATCACCGGCAAGACGCCTGCCTGCTTCGAGCCGACGATTGATTACGTCGTCACCAAAATCCCCCGCTTCGCCTTCGAAAAATTCCGAGGCAGTCCGGCAGTACTCACCACTTCAATGAAATCGGTGGGAGAAGCGATGGCCATCGGCCGCTGTTTCGAAGAGTCGTTCCAGAAAGCCATGCGTTCCCTGGAAACCGGGTTCTCGGGCTGGGGAGGCGACCGGGAAGAACCGGAGCTCACTGATGGTGAGTTGGATCGTCAGCTGAGGACCCCCTCTCCGGAGCGCATCCTCAGCGTGCGCACAGCAATGGTGCGAGGACGCAGCGATGAGGAGATTCATCAGATCAGCAGGATTGACCCATGGTTCCTCGCCAAACTGCGTCGGATCATTGAGGCGGAGGCCAGGCTGATCAAAGGCAAAAGCCTGGATCAGCTGGATGCCGACAGCCTGTTTGAAGCCAAGCAGCTGGGTTTTTCAGACCGACAGATCGCCTGGCACACCAACAGCGACGAATTGTCTGTGCGTCAGCGGCGGCATCAGCTCGAGGTTCGCGCCGTCTTCAAAACCGTCGACACCTGCGCAGCGGAGTTCGCCTCCTCCACTCCTTATCACTACTCGAGCTACGAACGTCCCTTGCAGACCCTGCAGGCTGACGGATCCCTCAAGCCACTTCCCGCTTCAACTGAGGTGAGTCGCCGTGAGGGCGGCCGCAAGATGATGATCCTCGGTGGTGGACCCAACCGGATCGGGCAGGGCATCGAATTCGACTATTGCTGCTGTCATGCCTCCTTTGCGGGGCAGGACCAGGGGATCACCACAGTGATGGTGAACAGCAATCCTGAAACGGTATCCACCGATTACGACACCAGCGACAGCCTCTACTTCGAACCGCTCACCCTGGAGGACGTTCTCAATGTGATCGAAGCGGAGCGTCCTGATGGCGTGGTGGTGCAATTCGGTGGACAGACGCCTCTGAAACTCGCGATTCCCCTGCTGCGCTGGCTGGACAGTGATGAGGGGCGCGCCACAGGCACCAGCATCTGGGGCACCTCCCCTGAATCGATTGACCGGGCCGAGGACCGCGAGCAGTTCGAAGCCATCCTCCGCGATCTGAACATCCGCCAACCTCGCAACGGCTTGGCACGCAGCGAGGAGGAAGCACGGGCCGTGGCCACACGAGTGGGCTACCCGGTCGTCGTGCGTCCCTCCTACGTCCTGGGCGGGCGGGCCATGGAGGTGGTGTTCGACGAAGAGGAACTCAACCGCTACATGCGCGAAGCCGTGCAGGTGGAGCCGGACCATCCGGTGCTGATTGACCAGTATCTCGATAATGCTGTTGAAGTGGATGTGGACGCCCTCTGCGATCACACCGGAGCTGTGATCGTCGGTGGGCTGATGGAGCACATCGAACCGGCGGGAATCCATTCCGGAGACTCAGCCTGCTGCCTGCCCGCGGTTTCCCTCGGCGAGGCGGCACTGAACACGATTCGTGAGTGGAGTCGCTCCCTGGCGCAAACGCTCGAAGTGCGGGGTCTTATCAACCTCCAGTTCGCCGTGCAGCGCAACACCGATGGATCTGAAGTGGTCTACATCATCGAAGCCAACCCCCGCGCCTCCAGGACGGTTCCCTTCGTCGCCAAGGCCACAGGTCAACCTCTCGCTCGCCTGGCAACCCGACTGATGGCGGGCGAAACCCTGACCGACATCGGCATGACCAGCGAGCCAAAGCCGCCGCTTCAGTCGATCAAGGAGGCGGTGCTGCCGTTCCGGCGCTTCCCGGGGGCAGACACGGTGCTCGGACCGGAAATGCGCTCCACGGGAGAGGTGATGGGATCCGCCAACAGTTTCGGCGCGGCCTATGCCAAGGCTGAACTCGGCGCTGGAGAAGCGCTGCCCACCCAGGGGACGGTGTTCCTCTCCACCCACGACCGTGACAAACAGGCTCTGGTGCCCATTGCCGCTCGGCTGATCGAACTCGGGTTCGATGTGACGGCCACCTCAGGCACGGCTCAGGCGCTCGCCAACGCCGGGTTGAAGGTGCAATCGGTGCTCAAGGTTCATGAGGGGCGCCCCAATATCGAGGATCAGATCCGCTCCAATCAGGTGCAGCTGGTAATCAACACACCGATCGGCCGTCAAGCTGCTCATGACGACAAGTACCTGCGTCGGGCAGCGCTCGATTACGCCGTTCCAACGGTGACGACCCTTGCGGGAGCGCGGGCAGCGGTGGAGGCGATCTCTGCGCTCCAGCAACAGCCGAGGCTCAGCATCCACGCCCTGCAGGACGTGCACGCCATTCAGCGTTAG
- a CDS encoding DUF3386 domain-containing protein yields MTASVPVKPGSDLRDDFRRAYENRYTWEPGFSGYRGRCIWQQGDQRVEGTFEIGADLKAKVQGIENEEILKAVNSQLWEVAIHRVRRSFEQTHGENTFTAGDTNDVGTEVLVGGKGVGDKYRIKDDVVTMVHRHIHGTVVTIYTTDVTDTGAGYLSHTYTSQYADPATGETRGGRSSFQDSFAPLPGDGPWVLTERVVSTEAHGDTPAGSQTFRFEDLESL; encoded by the coding sequence GTGACAGCCTCCGTTCCCGTTAAGCCTGGAAGCGACCTGCGTGATGACTTCCGTCGCGCCTACGAGAACCGCTACACCTGGGAGCCTGGATTCTCCGGCTATCGCGGCCGCTGCATCTGGCAACAGGGCGATCAACGGGTCGAGGGCACGTTTGAGATCGGCGCCGATCTCAAAGCCAAGGTGCAAGGCATTGAAAACGAAGAGATTCTCAAGGCAGTGAATTCCCAGCTCTGGGAAGTAGCGATCCATCGCGTGCGTCGCAGCTTCGAGCAGACCCACGGTGAGAACACCTTCACTGCTGGCGACACCAACGATGTGGGAACCGAAGTGCTCGTCGGTGGCAAGGGTGTCGGGGACAAGTACCGCATCAAGGATGACGTGGTGACCATGGTTCACCGTCACATCCACGGCACCGTCGTGACGATCTACACCACCGATGTCACCGACACGGGTGCGGGCTACCTCAGCCACACCTACACCAGTCAGTACGCCGACCCAGCGACGGGAGAAACCAGGGGCGGCCGCAGCAGCTTCCAAGACAGCTTCGCTCCTCTGCCTGGAGATGGCCCCTGGGTGCTGACCGAGCGGGTTGTGAGCACCGAGGCCCATGGCGATACCCCCGCCGGAAGCCAGACCTTCCGTTTTGAAGATCTCGAATCGCTCTGA
- a CDS encoding sirohydrochlorin chelatase — translation MAEQHAETGNERLGVLICGHGSRNRLAVEEFAQMVDALRPRLAPMPVEHGYLEFARPILRDGLEALRQKGVTKVLAIPAMLFAAGHAKNDIPSVLNTYTAETGLPIDYGRELGVDRLMVSAAGARVQECLDAAKHDVPLAKALLVVVGRGSSDPDANSNVAKVTRLLVEGFGFGWGETVYSGVTFPLVEPGLRHAVKLGFRRVVVVPYFLFSGVLVSRIRQHTELVAADHPEVDFLSAGYLGDHTLVVDTFKERVEEVLRGDTAMNCSLCKYRAHVLGFEQDVGRAQESHHHHVEGLAESCTLCELECTGACQPDGIPIAHDHSHPSEHSHGSDHSHDHHHPPYPHADHPLGPVTLQRRSDTPKN, via the coding sequence TTGGCCGAACAGCACGCGGAAACCGGCAACGAGCGTCTTGGCGTTCTGATCTGCGGCCACGGCAGTCGCAACCGACTGGCCGTTGAAGAGTTCGCCCAGATGGTGGACGCCCTGCGGCCTCGGCTCGCCCCGATGCCGGTGGAACACGGCTACCTGGAATTTGCCCGTCCCATCCTTCGCGATGGCCTTGAAGCCCTGCGGCAGAAAGGCGTTACCAAGGTGCTGGCTATACCAGCCATGCTTTTCGCCGCAGGGCATGCCAAGAACGACATCCCCTCGGTTCTGAACACCTACACGGCCGAAACGGGTTTACCGATCGATTACGGCCGGGAACTGGGAGTGGACCGGTTGATGGTGTCGGCCGCCGGAGCCCGCGTTCAGGAGTGCCTGGATGCGGCGAAGCACGACGTTCCCCTGGCCAAAGCCCTGCTCGTGGTGGTGGGTCGAGGCTCCTCGGATCCAGACGCCAACTCCAACGTGGCCAAGGTGACGCGGTTGCTGGTGGAAGGATTTGGTTTCGGCTGGGGAGAAACGGTGTACTCGGGCGTGACCTTCCCCCTGGTGGAACCGGGGCTGCGTCACGCCGTGAAACTGGGCTTCCGCCGGGTGGTGGTTGTGCCCTATTTCCTCTTTTCAGGGGTTCTGGTGAGCCGAATCCGCCAACACACCGAGCTGGTGGCTGCCGATCATCCCGAGGTGGATTTTCTCTCTGCGGGCTATCTGGGCGACCACACCCTGGTAGTGGACACCTTCAAAGAACGTGTCGAGGAGGTGTTGCGGGGGGACACCGCCATGAACTGCTCGCTCTGCAAGTACCGCGCCCATGTGCTGGGCTTCGAACAGGACGTGGGACGCGCCCAGGAAAGCCACCACCACCATGTGGAAGGCCTTGCGGAAAGCTGCACGCTCTGCGAATTGGAGTGCACGGGTGCCTGCCAACCCGACGGCATCCCGATTGCCCATGACCACAGCCACCCTTCAGAGCACAGCCATGGGTCAGACCACAGCCATGACCACCACCACCCCCCTTATCCCCACGCCGATCACCCCCTTGGGCCGGTAACGCTGCAACGCAGAAGCGACACTCCTAAGAATTGA
- a CDS encoding GMC oxidoreductase, producing the protein MSSRSMNCDGPWDAIVVGSGASGGVAAMTLAEAGARVLVVEAGPDLSNNQAFGTEPGNLLRRIVGLTSGSHRQQSQHPGYWKANPRLYADERLHPYEHPADQPFLWTRGLQVGGRSLTWGGITLRLSDEDLAGVDVEGEQVSWPLRSGELTPHYAELERWLGVHGGRDGLNHLPDGDMQPALAATPAEQRFADAVRQRLGYPVIPSRGFGPAPQGEDPAWPRSSSRGSSLPRAMATGRTQLLSAHLVEHLLMDAGGDKAIGVVAVDQSNGNRRELKADLVVLAASTIQTVSILLRSHRGEQSNGLDDPSGRLGTRLMDHVSTSQFFAFPEPVPGEQPMLTGAGSFFVPFGRHLPSADFQGGYGLWGGIGRFDPPRWLRRCPSSITGFLIGHGEVLPRADNRVTLSERTDRWGVCVPSIACRWSSNELAMVRHMRASIQACITAAGGEAKSIKDLFHLPLVEPFLGGAVALSDGAAPPGYYIHEVGGAAMGASVTSSVVDSSNRLWGAPNVLVVDGACWPTSAWQSPTLTMMALSRRACLLALSGRGG; encoded by the coding sequence ATGAGCAGTCGCTCCATGAACTGCGATGGCCCCTGGGACGCCATTGTTGTTGGCTCGGGAGCGAGTGGCGGCGTGGCCGCCATGACCCTGGCCGAAGCAGGAGCGAGGGTGCTCGTGGTGGAGGCAGGACCTGACCTCAGCAACAACCAGGCCTTCGGGACTGAACCAGGAAATCTGCTGCGGCGGATCGTGGGCCTGACCAGCGGCAGCCATCGCCAGCAGTCCCAGCATCCCGGCTATTGGAAAGCCAACCCTCGTCTGTATGCCGACGAGCGTCTGCATCCCTACGAGCACCCGGCGGATCAGCCGTTTCTGTGGACGCGAGGCCTGCAGGTTGGCGGCCGCAGCCTCACCTGGGGTGGCATCACCCTGCGTCTCTCGGATGAGGATCTGGCCGGTGTGGATGTGGAGGGTGAACAGGTCAGTTGGCCTTTGCGCAGCGGTGAGCTGACTCCTCACTACGCCGAACTGGAGCGCTGGCTGGGTGTTCACGGTGGGCGTGATGGTTTAAATCATCTGCCGGATGGCGACATGCAACCGGCTCTGGCGGCGACGCCGGCGGAACAGCGTTTTGCAGATGCTGTGCGGCAACGGTTGGGGTATCCCGTGATTCCCTCAAGGGGGTTTGGTCCGGCGCCGCAAGGAGAGGATCCCGCCTGGCCCCGTTCCAGCAGTCGCGGCAGCAGCCTTCCTCGCGCCATGGCCACAGGACGCACCCAGCTGCTCTCTGCGCATTTGGTCGAGCATCTGTTGATGGATGCCGGCGGAGATAAAGCCATTGGTGTGGTTGCCGTTGACCAATCCAATGGCAACCGCAGGGAGTTGAAGGCGGATCTCGTGGTCCTGGCTGCGTCCACGATTCAGACCGTCTCCATCCTGTTGCGCTCCCATCGTGGCGAACAGAGCAACGGTTTGGACGACCCTTCAGGACGACTGGGCACACGCTTGATGGACCATGTCTCCACATCGCAGTTTTTTGCCTTCCCCGAGCCTGTTCCGGGGGAACAGCCGATGCTCACGGGGGCTGGAAGCTTTTTTGTTCCCTTTGGCCGACACCTGCCATCGGCTGATTTTCAGGGCGGCTACGGCCTCTGGGGTGGCATTGGACGATTTGATCCGCCGCGATGGTTACGGCGTTGCCCTTCGAGCATCACCGGGTTCCTGATTGGTCATGGCGAAGTTCTCCCGCGGGCTGACAACAGGGTGACCTTGAGTGAGCGCACGGACCGCTGGGGCGTGTGTGTCCCCTCGATTGCTTGCCGTTGGAGCAGCAATGAATTGGCCATGGTGAGGCACATGCGCGCCTCGATCCAGGCCTGCATTACCGCCGCCGGAGGCGAAGCCAAATCGATCAAAGACCTCTTCCACCTGCCCTTGGTTGAGCCTTTCCTAGGAGGAGCTGTTGCGCTGTCTGACGGTGCAGCCCCCCCTGGCTACTACATCCACGAGGTGGGTGGGGCTGCGATGGGGGCCAGTGTGACTAGCAGCGTTGTTGATTCCTCCAACCGTCTTTGGGGAGCTCCCAACGTTCTGGTGGTGGATGGTGCCTGCTGGCCCACGTCAGCCTGGCAAAGCCCAACGCTGACAATGATGGCCTTGAGCCGTCGGGCCTGCCTGTTGGCCCTCAGTGGTCGGGGCGGATGA
- a CDS encoding alanine/glycine:cation symporter family protein has translation MGGFESTIQAINGPINSIVWGWPTVLLIAVTGILLMVGLRFMPLQRLGYGISMMLRPAASQTEGEITPFQALMTSLSATIGTGNIAGVAGAIAVGGPGAVFWMWIIAIFGIATKYAEAVLAVQFRETDGDGNHVGGPMYYIRNGLGSGWSWMAGLFALFGMLAGFGIGNGVQAFEVSSALSLIGIPKLATGVVLAALVFAVVIGGIKRIAQAASAIVPLMSILYVAACLLVLLANLGSVPEAFVTIFSNAFSGQAAAGGALGQVVLMGFKQGIFSNEAGLGSAPIAHAAAKTDDPVRQGTVAMLGTFIDTLIICTMTALVIITTKANLILDAAGDKLSGADLSIAAFNTGIAGSGLVVTLGLVVFAFTTILGWSFYGERCTTYLFGDSAVLPFRLTWVAVVVIGAVAGDRGVIWSIADTLNGLMALPNLVALILLSGTVFKLTKAYSFSD, from the coding sequence ATGGGCGGATTCGAGTCGACCATTCAGGCCATCAATGGCCCGATCAACAGCATCGTCTGGGGATGGCCCACCGTCCTTTTGATTGCCGTGACGGGCATTCTTTTGATGGTGGGCCTGCGGTTTATGCCGCTGCAACGGCTGGGCTATGGCATCTCGATGATGCTGCGGCCGGCTGCATCACAAACGGAAGGGGAGATCACCCCCTTTCAAGCGCTGATGACGTCGTTGTCGGCCACGATCGGCACGGGAAACATCGCCGGTGTGGCCGGAGCCATCGCCGTTGGTGGCCCCGGCGCCGTCTTTTGGATGTGGATCATCGCGATCTTCGGCATCGCCACCAAGTACGCCGAAGCAGTGCTCGCGGTTCAGTTCCGCGAAACCGATGGAGACGGCAACCACGTTGGTGGGCCGATGTACTACATCCGCAACGGACTCGGCAGCGGCTGGAGCTGGATGGCGGGCCTGTTTGCCCTCTTCGGCATGTTGGCGGGATTTGGCATCGGCAATGGGGTTCAGGCCTTTGAGGTGTCATCTGCCCTAAGCCTGATCGGCATCCCGAAGCTGGCCACCGGAGTCGTTTTGGCGGCCCTGGTCTTTGCTGTCGTTATCGGGGGGATCAAGCGCATCGCCCAGGCGGCCTCCGCCATTGTTCCGTTGATGTCGATCCTTTACGTCGCTGCATGCCTTCTGGTGTTGTTGGCCAATCTGGGCAGCGTGCCTGAAGCCTTCGTCACGATTTTCTCCAACGCCTTCTCCGGCCAAGCCGCTGCCGGTGGTGCCCTCGGTCAGGTGGTGCTGATGGGCTTCAAACAGGGCATCTTTTCGAATGAAGCGGGCCTCGGCAGCGCTCCGATCGCTCACGCAGCCGCCAAAACCGATGATCCCGTTCGCCAGGGCACTGTAGCCATGCTGGGCACCTTCATCGACACCCTGATCATCTGCACGATGACCGCTTTGGTGATTATAACCACCAAAGCCAATCTGATCCTCGATGCAGCCGGCGACAAACTCAGTGGAGCAGACCTCTCCATCGCTGCCTTCAACACCGGCATCGCCGGCAGCGGCCTGGTGGTGACCCTGGGATTGGTGGTCTTCGCCTTCACCACCATTCTCGGCTGGAGCTTCTACGGCGAGCGCTGCACCACCTATCTGTTCGGCGACTCCGCCGTTCTGCCCTTTCGTCTGACTTGGGTGGCTGTCGTCGTGATTGGTGCTGTTGCCGGCGACCGCGGCGTGATCTGGTCGATAGCAGACACCCTGAACGGCCTGATGGCTCTCCCCAACCTCGTGGCATTGATCCTGCTATCCGGAACTGTGTTCAAACTCACCAAGGCCTACAGCTTCAGCGACTGA